The following are from one region of the Camelus dromedarius isolate mCamDro1 chromosome 16, mCamDro1.pat, whole genome shotgun sequence genome:
- the LOC105097844 gene encoding LOW QUALITY PROTEIN: nuclear envelope pore membrane protein POM 121C (The sequence of the model RefSeq protein was modified relative to this genomic sequence to represent the inferred CDS: inserted 1 base in 1 codon; substituted 1 base at 1 genomic stop codon): MSLAAAAAGGGARWRPMASARDGRGGGSGGPAGXALLRLSLLGLVLAAAALAWLAVAAPAAWWGLSREPRGLRAFWFVWNARRQRTLLASPPAKSAVSXSLLEPRSLLEGPDRAELLLMGSYLGTPDPPQPAPTPEARDLRERPGRRPPARPAAPPVQSAHPNRVRVHPSLPSPLRPSRRPAHRDCGTSSHPFVITPRRRYPIQRAQYSLLGTLPTVCWNGYHKKTVLSVRNSKMVCSPVTVRIAPPDSRLTRSPIPEKIISSTLSSPSTSAPDPCAKETVLRALKERKKRIVEEEDQIFADSQENKRGRHDSNVRGLSAFEPLVANGVPASFVPKPGSLKTGLNSQSSDDHLHKRPCTSYVSCLTSTYTGGIPSSSRNAITSSYSSTRGVSQLWKRSGPSSSPFSSRPSPRSQTPERPAKKIREEELSHDSSSSTPLVTDKESRGEEVADTTTGKTPNLWNSPSTPGGSGQRKRKVQLLPSRRGDLLTFPPPPQLGYSVTAEDFDLEKKASLQWLNKVLEDKTDPASNSVTENPSPSQPSFTFTLPASGTASSPASFPAPSTNPLLESLKKMQNSPGLPSLPESAGVAATVAHSPPKSPSPLALLGSSQSGPLPDISSDSTSTAIFLRLTPASSTGPVTDTTRSLPAPQAKTPAKSPALPALSPTPKQSILFGMLNTTPADPPVSAAPAVSSASPMIKPIFAAPPKSENEGPLPSSPSRVTTMASSSSALPTTTSTPPLTFKPIFSTVGPPTSVPLLTPFFKQTASPVTTTSAPLFMGQASATPTVASMTTASTSTDYAPNPAFGFSVSNTTSTLNSMTSTTAFTSQPFLFGTPPASGTNFTPAVGSIFQFGKSPSVPASTTVTTFGQSLPSATQTTASGNSTASFGGFGGTLSTSAPVASSQPTLAFNIPLGSSAKPPLPPYPGANPQPTFRAADGQQQGASKPGLIPSFGSSFTFGNSAAPAPAAALAPAPAQPAFGSTTQSAFGGVKPTAPAFGTPASTQPAFDSTTAVFSFGAATVSGFGATTQTTSSLMFGSTTPSPSTFGGSVAPASSGGSGISVATPRTSTTSGAFGFRAEQSGTTGSTTPFGGGLSQNSLGASSQSTALAFNVASTPDSRPVFGGTSTSTFGQNTPAPGVGTSGSSLSFGASSTPTQGFVGVGPFGPAAPSFSIGAGSKTSGAQQRLQARRQHTRKK; this comes from the exons ATGTCTCTGGCGGCTGCTGCGGCTGGAGGAGGCGCGCGGTGGCGGCCCATGGCGAGTGCCAGGGAcggccggggcgggggcagcgGCGGGCCAGCTG CGGCGCTCCTCCGCCTGTCGCTGCTCGGCCTCGTGCTGGCGGCGGCTGCGCTGGCCTGGCTGGCTGTGGCGGCTCCAGCGGCCTGGTGGGGACTGAGCCGCGAGCCCCGAGGGTTGCGCGCCTTCTGGTTCGTTTGGAACGCGCGGCGTCAGCGTACACTGCTCGCCTCGCCTCCGGCTAAGTCGGCAGTAAGCTGAAGTCTCCTAGAGCCGCGGAGCCTTCTCGAAGGACCTGACCGCGCTGAACTGCTCCTCATGGGCAGTTACCTGGGCACGCCCGACCCCCCgcagcctgcccccaccccggaGGCCAGGGACCTGCGGGAGAGGCCTGGCCGCCGCCCACCCGCCCGCCCCGCAGCGCCGCCCGTTCAGTCAGCGCATCCCAATCGCGTTCGcgttcacccctccctcccctctcctcttcgACCGTCTCGGAGGCCTGCCCACCGGGATTGTGGGACTTCATCACATCCGTTTGTAATAACACCTCGAAGAAGATACCCAATCCAGCGGGCCCAATATTCCTTGCTGGGGACACTTCCCACAGTATGCTGGAATGGTTATCACAAGAAGACTGTGCTTTCTGTTCGAAACTCCAAAATGGTGTGCAGCCCAGTGACAGTGAGAATTGCTCCTCCGGATAGCAGATTGACTCGTTCTCCAATACCAGAGAAGATTATCAGCTCAACATTGTCCTCACCTTCAACTAGTGCCCCAGACCCATGTGCAAAGGAGACTGTACTGCGTGCCctcaaagagaggaagaaaagaatagtAGAGGAGGAAGACCAAATATTTGCTGATAGCCAGGAAAACAAAAGAGGGCGCCATGATAGCAATGTGAGAGGACTTTCAGCATTTGAGCCCCTGGTGGCCAATGGAGTCCCTGCTTCTTTTGTGCCTAAGCCTGGGTCTCTGAAAACAGGTCTCAATTCCCAGAGCTCAGATGACCACCTGCATAAGAGACCCTGCACCTCTTATGTGAGCTGCTTGACAAGCACGTACACGGGTGGCATCCCTAGCTCCAGCCGCAACGCCATCACCAGTTCTTACAGTTCCACTCGAGGTGTCTCTCAGCTGTGGAAGAGGAGTGGACCCAGTTCATCTCCGTTCTCTAGCCGCCCCTCACCCCGCTCCCAGACACCAGAGAGGCCagcaaagaaaataagagaagagGAGCTTTCTCATGATTCTAGCTCTTCAACTCCATTGGTAACAGACAAGGAGTCCCGGGGAGAAGAGGTTGCAGATACAACCACAGGGAAGACACCGAACTTGTGGAATTCCCCATCAACACCTGGCGGCTCTGGGCAGCGTAAACGGAAGGTGCAGCTGCTGCCCTCCAGGAGAGGGGACCTGCTgaccttccctccacctccccagctTGGTTATTCAGTCACCGCTGAAGACTTCGATTTGGAAAAGAAAGCTTCACTACAGTGGCTTAACAAGGTCTTGGAGGATAAGACTGATCCTGCCTCGAACTCTGTCACTGAGAACCCATCTCCCAGTCAGCCTTCTTTCACTTTTACCCTGCCTGCTTCTGggactgcctcctccccagcctccttcccagccccaagCACTAACCCACTGCTGGAGAGCTTGAAGAAGATGCAGAATTCCCCAGGCCTACCATCCCTTCCTGAATCTGCTGGAGTGGCAGCCACTGTGGCCCATTCACCTCCAAAGTCACCCAGCCCTCTGGCCCTTCTTGGCTCTTCACAGTCAGGACCCCTTCCAGACATCTCCTCAGACTCCACATCCACAGCCATTTTCTTGCGGCTGACCCCTGCTTCTTCCACAGGACCAGTCACTGACACCACCAGGTCACTGCCAGCCCCTCAGGCCAAGACACCTGCCAagtccccagctctgcctgccctaTCTCCCACCCCCAAGCAGAGCATTCTGTTTGGAATGCTGAACACCACACCTGCAGACCCTCCTGTCTCTGCAGCTCCTGCTGTGTCTTCAGCATCTCCCATGATCAAGCCAATTTTTGCAGCTCCACCTAAAAGCGAGAATGAAGGCCCCTTGCCTTCTAGCCCATCCAGGGTCACAACCATGGCCTCTTCCAGCTCAGCCCTCCCCACGACGACCAGCACCCCACCCCTGACTTTCAAGCCTATCTTCAGCACCGTGGGGCCACCTACATCTGTGCCCCTGTTAACTCCCTTCTTCAAGCAAACAGCTTCTCCAGTCACTACCACGAGTGCCCCTCTCTTCATGGGCCAGGCCAGTGCCACCCCGACAGTGGCTTCCATGACCACAGCCAGCACCTCCACAGACTATGCTCCGAACCCTGCATTCGGCTTCAGTGTGAGCAACACGACCAGTACCCTGAACAGCATGACCAGCACGACGGCCTTCacctcccagcccttcctcttTGGGACCCCCCCTGCTTCTGGTACCAACTTCACCCCAGCCGTGGGCTCCATATTCCAATTTGGCAAGTCTCCTTCCGTGCCTGCTTCAACAACAGTCACCACCTTTGGCCAGTCCCTTCCCAGTGCCACTCAGACCACTGCCAGTGGCAACAGCACTGCCAGCTTTGGTGGTTTTGGTGGCACCCTCAGCACCTCCGCCCCGGTCGCCAGCAGCCAGCCCACGCTGGCATTCAACATTCCCTTAGGCTCAAGCGCCAAGCCCCCTCTGCCACCCTACCCGGGAGCCAACCCCCAGCCCACCTTCAGGGCCGCTGACGGGCAGCAGCAGGGGGCGAGCAAGCCAGGCCTCATCCCCAGCTTTGGCAGCTCTTTCACTTTTGGAAactctgcagccccagccccagctgcagccctagcgccagccccagcccagccggcCTTTGGCAGTACCACGCagtcagcatttggtggtgtGAAGCCCACAGCCCCTGCCTTCGGCACCCCTGCCAGCACCCAGCCAGCCTTCGACAGCACCACAGCTGTTTTCTcctttggtgcagccaccgtgtCTGGCTTTGGAGCTACAACCCAGACCACCAGCAGCTTGATGTTTGGCAGCACAACGCCATCGCCCTCCACATTTGGGGGATCGGTGGCGCCAGCCAGCAGCGGGGGCTCTGGGATCAGCGTGGCCACCCCACGCACCAGTACCACCTCTGGAGCGTTTGGCTTCAGAGCAGAACAGAGTGGGACCACGGGCAGCACCACCCCTTTCGGGGGAGGCTTGAGTCAGAACAGCTTGGGCGCGTCTAGCCAGAGCACAGCCTTAGCCTTCAATGTGGCCAGCACGCCAGATAGCAGACCTGTGTTTGGAGGCACCTCCACATCCACCTTTGGTCAGAACACCCCTGCCCCTGGAGTGGGCACATCGGGCAGCAGCCTCTCCTTTGGAGCATCCTCAACACCCACCCAAGGCTTTGTTGGAGTCGGACCTTTTGGACCGGCGGCCCCTTCCTTTTCCATCGGTGCAGGATCCAAGACCTCAGGGGCTCAGCAGCGACTGCAGGCCCGAAGGCAGCACACCCGCAAGAAATAG